AATCCAATTTTTGCCtactctaatatatataatctgTATTGATTTCCTAaagttaaggaattttttcagataattcACGAAATAGTAAACTAAATCTAATAGTAAACTAAATCTAATAGTAAACTAAATCTAATAGTAAACTAAATCTAAGTAATCAAACGCCATGTtggcaagaatctcaaaacacaatgatcatgttgtgagccaaatggctttaaaattcATCGTAAACAGTAACCATCGTAAGTATGGGCGGTATGGAGCTTGCAGCTTTTCCTAGAGTAGAAAACACCATCAATTGACTATATTGCTATGATCAATTGATGGTGTTCCCTAGAGTATTCATGAGCCTAACATCATGTCATTTGgttttctttaattatcttaaaaaattgattcttttCAGTTAGCTGTGTGcatgaaaattcaattatttttttatttaatataatttttttatttaattttaatttacttattttcgtttttgacACCTCTGCATATATACATGCTAAAGGAAGAATGACTAGCATCAATGGAAATCAAGtgaaaatgcatgtttttgaaTACTTCAtagctatattttaatatgaaatttttgttaatttggttcactatttcttgaattatatgaaaaatttttttcctttagctTTCGAACACTTGTGTATTTCTACGTGCTAAAATAGAATGATTTACTCTTTGACAATTGTGCTTTCAGAGTTAATGTAGaagtttaagcatttttaatctTTGCTAAATGTAGTGCAAATGCATGACTGATCTTCCACTGAAGATTTTTCCCTAAGGtggcaaaaattatgtttcaatgtTGTTggacttataaattttaatttttttaaaaatattttatttactttgtcataaaaaataatttaaatctgtgAAAAAACTTATAATCATGTTATAGGTGTTTTTAAgttgtataaaaagtaaaaatttaaatgaggaGCTCATTTAAGTtgttacttgaaaaattttattatcacttGAGTGGAAGAAAATCTATAGCagacttgtttttattttattttttaatgaaaagactAATTTAGTTGCTTAGTGCAAGAACCAGGTATGTGTAAAgttttttagtacatttttgaCAGAGATGATCCAGACTCAACCCAAATCTCCGGACTCTTTTTCTAAAAGACATCTTCAGTATTCCTTTGTTTGTTATTATCCCTGCAGGCAAATCACTAATTTACAATCTCCTGATAGGAAGAAAAAGAAGCAGTAAGGTCATTCTCCTTAGAAGCGATTCTTCTTTTGTGGATTGAATGTGGTATGACATGTAAGATTTGCTCAAAAGCAGAATTTTGCTAATTACAATTTCATAGCAAAGATAAACCTTCTGTGAAGTTTGTTCACCTTATGTTAAACCTAACAgcatatgtaataatattttttaaattattttttttaactagtctTATAATATGTTCATATTATTTCCATTAGTATTGTTAGATTTCCTTTATTGTGATTTatgtaaatagattttatgtagctataattgtatttctttcatagaaaataaaagattattctCAATTTGACTTCTTGTTTTCACAGATCTCAAGTTTTTAATACggttatacttttttatttattattattattttttctttttgaggaGGGGGCTTTCAATGAGATCACTTTGAGGCGATAGGACTGATGGCTTAGAAGTtataaaggctttttttttttaaaaaaagtacgtttGATTTACGCGtctggtatatatatatatatttatatatctgttTATTGAAGTATCgttccttatatatatattttttactctaaaattaaGACCACACTCTAATTTGTGGGACTAATAGATCAGAAAGCAAGGgtcctttttttcttatctcttttttcttttctttgatttaatCTTAAAACTTTTCACCACAGATGTTTATTCCATCTACTCGGATTTGGTCGCATttaatttagcataaaaaatacaaaaaaaaagcagtgtcaagaacttttttataatattaagttgCTTGGgttttatgttttaaaggaactatttttgatttgtacttatttttatatttgagatTGTTATTTAGACAAATAAGGTTATGTTTTCTGCATACTTTTTGTTAGCTGAATCAAATGCGGCTTAGGTTCGTGTTAGAAGGTTCGtgtataaatttaactttaaatattctcataaaattagattctattttcaattcattttatctGTCTCATAGTCAAGCTAATTTGTtgttcaacttaaattttttttaatatatcataatatataatataatttttttaattttatcatatattttatatttttctctttatagaTGTCTGTAATTCAATTTGGAACATCCATAATTTAAGGTCAAGTGAATAGATATGAAATCAGAAAGTGACCACAGATGAAACCTGGATGTCTCCATTGACTTTCAATCTGATATTACAGTGAAATAACTGGCAGATGTTTGTCCATTCAAgtaaccataaagtttatgaGAGTTAgaagaaacattttgtttttaactttatagttttgaaagcGACTATTTGACATTTGATTGAGATTTACCacaaaatgtgaaatttgttttggaataatgaatattaaatatgtttaagttagcctttattttgtgtatttatcagaatattttattccatattttttaatatgatctCAAGCCTCACTTTTAACCgtcatcaagtttttttttaaaaatttaatatgatctCAAGCCCCACTTTTAACCATcatcaaggtttttttttgaaaatttaatatgatcTCAACCCCCACTTTTAACCATcatcaaggtttttttttaaaaatttaatatgatctCAAGCCCCGCTTTTAACCATcatcaaggtttttttttaaaaatttaatatgatccCAAGCTCCACTTTTAGCCATcatcaaggtttttttttttaaaatttgtgtgaatgatttatgaaaagtattgaacaattttgtatttgattgGTTTGATGTACTGaattacaaaagattttttttttatctaattggCTCAATACATCatagtcaataaaaaatattagtattggCTTTAAAAAAAGCCTGAGTGcaataaatagtattatttagttattcttATAACCAAGCCAATATTTTTCCGTGCAATatttgtgcaaatatttttccttgttaaaaaacgttactttttaaatcaaactaaaGAAAGAAATCTTTATTGTTGAATAAATCTTTCTAGTCTACTAACATGTTTTGAAACAcccatatttaaatttcatttaattgtatgcaaattatttacttGAATATTTAGTATTAGAAGATCTTGTCATTTGGAGAGCAAATTGTCAAATTAATGTGCATGCATATTACTTactttatatttagtttatatatgTTACATCATCGGTGCACATCTTTAAGTTTGCCTACTACATGTTATTTACTTGTACATTTAGTGTGAGAAGGCCACTTtgttagtttatatatttttaaaattgcctcTTTTgcctattaattatttacttgtatatttagtataaatttatcATGTCATCGCAATGCATTTTGTCAAACTCGCAACATGTGTGCAACATTTGTAACAAGAGCTTTGCCAGCTCATTTTCTTTAAGTAAGCATAATGTTGTTCATACAATGGAAAGGCCTTATGTGTGTAGTATTTGTGACAAGAGTTATACGTCATCATCTGCTCTAATTTTACATAATCGTGTTCACACGGGCGAAAAACCTTATTCATGCACACTGTGTAATAAGAGCTTTTCTATGAAAGATTGCTTATCTAAACACTATCGTAACATCCACACTCGTGAAAGACCATTTTCTTGCAGTACCTGTAATAAGagttttgcatttaaaagtaatttaaatgttcatagtcgtgttcatactaaagaaaaaccttattcttgcaCTCTATGCAACAAAAGCTTTGGCACAACAGGTGAGTTGTTTAAGCATGGCTTAACTCATACTGgagaaaaacctttttcatGTGAAATTTGTAATGAGAGGTTTTTAACTAAACTAAGTCTTAATACTCATTGTCGTGTTGTTCACTCTAAAGAAATACCTTTTGCCTGTAGTTTATGTGATAAAACTTTTCGTTTTAAGTATAGTTTAGATGTACACAAACGTATTCATACTGGAGAAAATATTCATCACTGCCccatatgtaataaaaaatttcaaagaagagATAAACTGAATATTCATTTGCGTGTTCATACGAAggaaaaaccttattcttgcagtatctgtaataagagtttttcgcAGAAAGGTAGTATAAGTCTTCATATGCTTATTCATACTAATGAAAGACCATATTCTTGTAATCAATGTGATAAAAGTTTCAAGCAGAAAGGTGACTATATACATCATTATCGAATTCATACtaaagaaaaacctttttcttgCAATATATGTAACAAGAAATTTACaagaagatatattttaaatcaacacAGTTTTATTCACACTGGAGGAAAACCTTATTCTTGCAGTATATGTGATAAGAGTTTTGCGTTcaattgttatttgaaattgCACATGCGTGTTCACAAAGTAAAAAAGCTTTATTCATGCGATGTGTGTGACAAAATTTATTCCCGGAAAAATCATTTCACTGCTCACACTAAGACACACAATAAGGAAAAACTTGAAGATTTGTAATGAgagttttttttagcaatagtAATTTAACTACTCATAACTGTGTCCGTGttgatgaaaaaactttttttatgatgaacctttttttaacatgttgaacaattatatatttcattatgttcaaaacatgtttcttcaatattatttttctgaatgtttAGTATGTTACTAAATATGAGTgccaaataaaagtaaatatatatttttatattttgttccttactctcttataaatattatcattcagtcttcttttttaaaagaggcTTTCAAACTagagttagttttaaaaaaattctggaataactttcctctttttttaataattactatacAATTTCAAATCTCATCATTCATCAAAATCATTTCAACAATATCTTAAAagtattcaatattaaataacttttgagaaCTTACACTAGGCTCggatttacataatttttattcagtaaatctttcaatttttgtaaaatttcacaCTTGTCCC
The nucleotide sequence above comes from Parasteatoda tepidariorum isolate YZ-2023 chromosome 6, CAS_Ptep_4.0, whole genome shotgun sequence. Encoded proteins:
- the LOC107447171 gene encoding zinc finger protein 271, coding for MSSQCILSNSQHVCNICNKSFASSFSLSKHNVVHTMERPYVCSICDKSYTSSSALILHNRVHTGEKPYSCTLCNKSFSMKDCLSKHYRNIHTRERPFSCSTCNKSFAFKSNLNVHSRVHTKEKPYSCTLCNKSFGTTGELFKHGLTHTGEKPFSCEICNERFLTKLSLNTHCRVVHSKEIPFACSLCDKTFRFKYSLDVHKRIHTGENIHHCPICNKKFQRRDKLNIHLRVHTKEKPYSCSICNKSFSQKGSISLHMLIHTNERPYSCNQCDKSFKQKGDYIHHYRIHTKEKPFSCNICNKKFTRRYILNQHSFIHTGGKPYSCSICDKSFAFNCYLKLHMRVHKVKKLYSCDVCDKIYSRKNHFTAHTKTHNKEKLEDL